A single genomic interval of Alphaproteobacteria bacterium harbors:
- a CDS encoding DMT family protein produces the protein MYTILLLTMSNVFMTFAWYGHLKYNNVALWKVIAISWGIAFFEYCLMVPANRLGYGQFSAAQLKIIQEIITLSVFAIFALLYLGEPIRWNYMAAFACLVGAAYFIFYA, from the coding sequence ATGTACACCATTCTTTTGCTAACTATGTCCAACGTATTTATGACCTTTGCCTGGTATGGTCATTTAAAATATAACAATGTGGCCTTGTGGAAAGTTATTGCCATTAGTTGGGGCATTGCCTTTTTTGAATATTGTTTAATGGTGCCCGCCAATCGTCTGGGTTATGGCCAATTCAGTGCCGCCCAATTAAAAATTATCCAAGAAATTATTACCCTTTCTGTTTTCGCCATTTTTGCGTTGCTTTATTTGGGTGAACCTATACGTTGGAATTATATGGCAGCCTTTGCCTGTTTAGTGGGTGCAGCCTATTTTATTTTTTATGCCTAA